GATAGCCACCTACTTGAAAAGAAATGCAACATCATTGCAACAGTCCAAGAGATTATGCCTCGCCTTGATGAGACTGAACAAATTTGCATTATCTTGCAAGTCCACCAGATAGAAATTCATGACAAAAAGTATCCAGTTCACAAAAAAATCTATCTATTTTTGCCTTACTACACAACAGTTTGGCTTAAATCTTATCAAAAAATATCCATAAAAAATATTATACTTAAACACCCTCATTCATCTTCATATCAAGAATATTTAATTCGAGAAAATGTATGGGCTGTTGCGCATCAAAAAAAGCTTTTTTATACAACTGTTGCAAAGCCAACTGCATTTCAGCAACAAATTAATCTGTTAGCAAGCCTGCCTTTACTTGCAACACAGCATAATTTTTCAGAATTAACAAAAACATTGTATCTTTCAATTTTCTGCGGAAAAAAAATAAAATCTCCAACAACAAATCGTATGAAAAAAACATTTCAATACTGGGGAATCTCTCATCACCTAGCACGATCAGGACTTCATCTTGTTATACTCATAAGCCTTTTATCATTTCTTCTTGCTTGTATCCCATGCAGCTCATCAAAAAAACAACTGTTCATACTTGCATTATTGTGGATATATTATGCCACAACATACTCTTCAGTAGCATTTATGCGAGCTTTTTATATGTATACTTTTTATGCATTATGCAAGCAGCTTTTCCTCCCCAGCAACTCCATTCACATTCTTTTTTTAACAGCTTTTTTTATATTAACGCTCAACCCTCACCACCTCTTCTTTTTAGATTTTCAATTGAGCTTTAGTGTAACTCTTTTGATATTATGGTTTTGTCAGGCAACTCAAAATACAAAAACTATTGCTTCTTAATTCTTCGTTTTTCTATGTTGGACTCAAAATAAGTCTAGTCTGATGGTTTAATAACCAAGGAGTTCGTACATGAAAAACGCTAAAATATATATGCTCATTTTATGCATAAATTTACTACACGCCAGCCACGCAATCACAGGCGATTTTGATTCTACAAAAGCTGAAATAAGCAACCTACAGATATCAGATCCAGAAAACATTTTAATCTATACTTCTGAATTATTGCGGCTATCTCTAGAACAAGACAAGGATCAGGAATATTTAAACAGTGCTACAGAGGAAGAACTATTAGACCTGCGTACAATCTCTGCTGAAAAAGATTGCACACTCGTTGTTTTTATGGCTGCAAATAACGATTTATACAGATTTGCACTAAAAAATATCGTTCAAATGGAAGCTGTTGGCTCCAATCAAAATATCAACATCATCGTTCAGCTCCACACTCCAGGTGCTAACAATCCTACAAAGCGATATGTAATAAAAAAAGGCAAAAGATTACTTGTTCCTGCAGAGGGCCCAGCGCTCACAACAAAACTTGATAGCGGCGATCCAGAAACCTTAATTGACTGCGTAGAGTGGGCAATGAAGTACTATCCTGCAAAAAACTTAATAGTTAATTTTTGGAACCATGGCTCAGGATGCTGGGATCCAGGAGTTTTGAAAACTATTAGCACATACGATCTTTTTTATATGAACTCTGAGACAAACCTACTTGAGCTTGATCGCAGCATTGAATTCATTGAACACATCGAAGAACAAAACAACTATAATCAAAATGAAGCTAAAAAAAATCAAGACACTCTTGATGATAATGATTATCTAGAAAGCGAAAAGCGCGGAATATGCTTTGATGAAACATACAAGAGCTACATGAGCAACCAAGACCTCAAGTACGCTCTATCGCAAATTCAAAATCGAATCTTAGGCGGTAAAAAAATAGCTGCAGTTTGGTTTGATGCTTGCCTTATGTCGATGATTGAAATTACAAATATATGCAAAGATCATGCAGACTACTTTATGGGATCACAAGATGTTGAATATGCATCAGGATCAAATTATCAATTAGCTCTTAGCCCTTTTATTGATAGATCATTATCTCCTAAAGAATTTGCATGCCACATTGTGCACTCATTTGAAAAAGCATATCAAAACATCACTCGTGATTTTACACAATCAGCAATAGATTTATCGTTAACAGGTGTCATTGAAGAAAATATAGAGCTCG
This genomic interval from Candidatus Chromulinivorax destructor contains the following:
- a CDS encoding ComEC/Rec2 family competence protein, which encodes MQSFSFSTKYLAIVIMAFIAGICWTPYSIWSLAIASGSLFLIFQEKNAPLLCALACCLFFFGSTRYYQNREVYFSDSHLLEKKCNIIATVQEIMPRLDETEQICIILQVHQIEIHDKKYPVHKKIYLFLPYYTTVWLKSYQKISIKNIILKHPHSSSYQEYLIRENVWAVAHQKKLFYTTVAKPTAFQQQINLLASLPLLATQHNFSELTKTLYLSIFCGKKIKSPTTNRMKKTFQYWGISHHLARSGLHLVILISLLSFLLACIPCSSSKKQLFILALLWIYYATTYSSVAFMRAFYMYTFYALCKQLFLPSNSIHILFLTAFFILTLNPHHLFFLDFQLSFSVTLLILWFCQATQNTKTIAS
- a CDS encoding clostripain-related cysteine peptidase, which produces MKNAKIYMLILCINLLHASHAITGDFDSTKAEISNLQISDPENILIYTSELLRLSLEQDKDQEYLNSATEEELLDLRTISAEKDCTLVVFMAANNDLYRFALKNIVQMEAVGSNQNINIIVQLHTPGANNPTKRYVIKKGKRLLVPAEGPALTTKLDSGDPETLIDCVEWAMKYYPAKNLIVNFWNHGSGCWDPGVLKTISTYDLFYMNSETNLLELDRSIEFIEHIEEQNNYNQNEAKKNQDTLDDNDYLESEKRGICFDETYKSYMSNQDLKYALSQIQNRILGGKKIAAVWFDACLMSMIEITNICKDHADYFMGSQDVEYASGSNYQLALSPFIDRSLSPKEFACHIVHSFEKAYQNITRDFTQSAIDLSLTGVIEENIELVAQQLVTAMQYQTDKSVFKMIQQSKSRPACTCFEEPSFIDIRHLYINLQANLGQINLNDKAKEATIKAELKFLLEKGINAINRAVIANTTGSNLSHACGISIYFPERNIFHSYPICSFARSNSWMNLLIQYLQQAR